The genomic stretch CACGGTCACCGACATATCGACGGTCTCCACGCCGCGGAGGACGCTGGGCAGCAGGTCGCAACGCTCGAAGCTTGCCGTGTTCCGACGATAGGTCACCTCGTCGTCAGCTGCGCCGTCGATATAGTCGAAGATCGGACCCGGAAGCCGTCGTTGCGCCAGCCGTCGGAAATCATGAAAGTTGTGACAGTCGCGCAAACGCATATCGTACCCCGCAGTCGCGCGAGCCCCGGCGGTACTGCGCGTTCAGGAAGCGATGCTACCCGCTGGCCCGTGTTTGCACCATGCCGATGGCCCATGGCGGGCGCCGGCTCCGCTCCTGCCCCAAAGGGGAAGCCGAAGCACTGCCCCTACTCCGCATGCCCGTCGATGATCGGGCCGAACAGCTGCCATTTCGCGCCGGTGAACTTCATCATCTGGACCTGCTCGATCGGATAGAAATCGGTTGGCGAGGTCTTGATGCGGATGCCCGGGATGTAGGTGTTGATCTCGAAATCGAGATTGGCCACCACGTTCATGACGTTCTCGCGCGTCAGATTGTCGCCGCACCGTTTCAGCACCTCAACCAGGGCGGTCGAGGTGTTGAAAGCCGTCAGCGGTCCGCTCTCGGACTTGTCGGCTTCCGGATAATACTTGGCCATGAAGGCGCGGTATTTCTGCATGCCGGGATAGCTGTCCCATTGCGGATCGGTGACATCCATCTGATAGCCGGCGCTCAGGATGCCGGTGGCATTGTCGAGGCCCGCGGGCTTCAGCACCGCGCCGACCGAGGCCGACACGTTGGTCATGATCTGGATCGGGTGCCAGCCGAGCTCGGCAATTTTCTTGATGGCCTGCGCCGCGAATTTCGGCGTGCCGATATTGACGAAGATGTCGGGGTTGGCGGTCTTGATCGCGACCACCTGCGAATCCACCGTCGGCATGCTGATTTCATAGGGCACGCTGGCGACGACCATGCTGTCATACTTGTCGCGCAGCACGTCCTTCAGGCCCAGCACGTAGTCCTTGCCGAAATCATCGTTCTGATAGAGCACGCCGATTTTGGCGTTGGGATAATGCTGCAGGATGTAGGTCGCGTAGATGCGCGCCTCGGCCCGGTAGTTCGGCTGCCAGCCGATGGTCCACGGAAAATGCTCGGGGTCGCCCCAGCGCGAGGCGCCGGTGGCGACGAACAGTTGCGGCACCTTCATCGTGTTCAAGTATTTCTGGATCGCCGCATTGCTCGCGGTGCCGAGCGGCGCGAAAATCAAAAACACCTCGTCGCTCTCAACCAGCTTGCGCGCCTGCTCCACCGTCTTCGGCGGGCTGTAGGCGTCGTCGTAGCTGATGAAGTTGATCTTGCGGCCGTTGACGCCGCCATTGTCGTTAATCATGCGGAAATAGGCACTCATCGTCTTGCCGATAATGCCGTAGGCCGAAGCAGGCCCCGAATACGGCATGATGTTGCCGATCTTGATTTCCGTGTCGGTGACGCCGGTGTCGTATTTCTTTTGCGCGACGGCCGACACCGTCGTCAGGGCAATGATCAGTCCGGAAAGTCCAAGCGCCCTGACCAGCGCCCTGACGAAATTTGTCGTGAAGAAATCCTTAAGCGTACGCTTCATGAGTTTCCTCCCCCCGG from Bradyrhizobium sp. Ash2021 encodes the following:
- a CDS encoding ABC transporter substrate-binding protein, with amino-acid sequence MKRTLKDFFTTNFVRALVRALGLSGLIIALTTVSAVAQKKYDTGVTDTEIKIGNIMPYSGPASAYGIIGKTMSAYFRMINDNGGVNGRKINFISYDDAYSPPKTVEQARKLVESDEVFLIFAPLGTASNAAIQKYLNTMKVPQLFVATGASRWGDPEHFPWTIGWQPNYRAEARIYATYILQHYPNAKIGVLYQNDDFGKDYVLGLKDVLRDKYDSMVVASVPYEISMPTVDSQVVAIKTANPDIFVNIGTPKFAAQAIKKIAELGWHPIQIMTNVSASVGAVLKPAGLDNATGILSAGYQMDVTDPQWDSYPGMQKYRAFMAKYYPEADKSESGPLTAFNTSTALVEVLKRCGDNLTRENVMNVVANLDFEINTYIPGIRIKTSPTDFYPIEQVQMMKFTGAKWQLFGPIIDGHAE